One genomic region from Vibrio sp. STUT-A11 encodes:
- a CDS encoding ABC transporter ATP-binding protein produces the protein MQTPVLKAPIVQANLVSKQVSTNHERLTILKNVNIDIRKGEKIAIVGTSGAGKSTLMTLLAGLDTPTSGEITLLGNELSKLDDEARAKIRADSLGFVFQSFLLIPSLTALRNVTLPCLLRGDVEDEARASELLKAVGLEKRLDHLPSQLSGGEQQRVALARAFMTQPELLFADEPTGNLDHQTADKVIELLFDLNEQHGTTLILVTHDSHLADRCDRIYRMEAGELKEAV, from the coding sequence ATGCAAACACCTGTACTCAAAGCACCTATTGTTCAAGCGAATTTAGTTTCTAAACAAGTCTCTACTAATCACGAACGATTAACAATCCTTAAAAATGTAAATATTGACATCAGGAAAGGCGAAAAAATAGCGATCGTCGGAACTTCAGGTGCAGGTAAATCAACGTTAATGACATTATTAGCAGGCCTGGATACGCCAACGTCTGGAGAAATCACCTTACTGGGTAACGAACTTTCCAAGTTAGACGATGAAGCACGAGCAAAGATTCGGGCAGATTCACTAGGCTTTGTTTTTCAGAGTTTCTTGTTGATTCCAAGCCTGACTGCTTTACGCAACGTTACTCTGCCATGTTTATTGCGCGGTGATGTAGAAGATGAAGCCAGAGCGTCAGAACTACTTAAAGCGGTTGGATTAGAAAAACGTCTTGACCATTTGCCAAGTCAGCTTTCTGGCGGTGAACAGCAGCGAGTAGCCCTTGCTCGAGCTTTTATGACACAGCCGGAACTTCTCTTTGCCGATGAACCAACGGGCAACTTAGATCACCAGACGGCAGACAAAGTGATTGAGCTGCTATTTGATCTCAACGAACAGCATGGCACTACACTTATTTTGGTTACGCACGATAGTCATTTAGCCGATCGATGTGATCGTATTTATCGCATGGAGGCGGGTGAGCTTAAGGAGGCAGTGTAA
- a CDS encoding arylesterase, producing MIRLLSLVLFFCFSVTAFANEKLLVLGDSLSAGYNMPIEKSWPSLLPDVLLEHGQNVTVINGSISGDTTGNGLARLPQLLEQHSPSIVLIELGANDGLRGFPPNLITSNLSKMITMIKDFGAEVVMMQIRVPPNYGKRYSDMFYDIYPKLAEHQQVQLMPFFLEHLVTKPDWMMNDGLHPKPEAQPWIADFVAQELIKHL from the coding sequence ATGATTCGATTACTTTCCTTAGTTCTCTTTTTCTGTTTTTCCGTTACGGCCTTCGCGAACGAAAAACTGCTTGTTTTGGGTGACAGCCTTAGTGCTGGTTACAATATGCCGATTGAGAAAAGTTGGCCTAGCTTACTCCCTGACGTTTTGTTAGAACATGGCCAAAATGTAACAGTTATTAATGGCAGTATCTCTGGCGACACTACAGGTAATGGCCTGGCTCGCTTGCCGCAACTTCTGGAACAACATTCACCCTCTATCGTTCTAATTGAACTGGGGGCCAATGATGGCCTTCGCGGTTTCCCCCCTAATCTTATTACGTCAAATCTTTCTAAAATGATTACTATGATCAAAGATTTTGGAGCGGAAGTCGTCATGATGCAAATCCGTGTTCCGCCGAATTACGGCAAACGTTACAGCGACATGTTTTACGATATATATCCAAAATTAGCAGAACATCAACAAGTGCAATTAATGCCATTCTTTCTAGAGCACCTGGTTACAAAGCCAGACTGGATGATGAATGACGGTCTTCACCCTAAACCAGAAGCACAGCCATGGATCGCTGATTTCGTTGCTCAAGAATTGATTAAACACTTATAG
- the fabV gene encoding enoyl-ACP reductase FabV: MRIEPLIQGVVARSAHPYGCHASIKEQIDYVKQAPQIKNGPKRVLIIGASSGFGLAARIALTFGGAEADTIGVSFEHGPSEKGVGSAGWYNNVFFKQEANDAGRTAINIIGDAFSDSVRNEVIEAIETYFEGEVDLVIYSLATGVRPNPNSDELWRSVIKPIGVPVTGASIMLENDQWVETTLQPATEQEAEATIKVMGGEDWESWIDALINAESLAEGCQTIAFSYMGPELTHPIYLDGTLGRAKVDLHQTSHALNLKLANFGGGAYASVCKALVTKASVFIPAMSPYLLALYRVMKEKGTHERCIEQMQRLFTTKLFSHSPVPVDGERLIRIDDFELDPQVQQEVKQLVEQMNGDNFMQIGDYQGFKDEFMKLNGFNFEDIDYSQDISSEELASLKP; the protein is encoded by the coding sequence ATGCGAATAGAACCTTTAATTCAAGGTGTTGTTGCTCGTTCTGCACATCCATACGGGTGCCATGCATCAATAAAAGAGCAAATAGATTACGTAAAACAAGCACCGCAAATTAAAAACGGACCTAAACGGGTTTTGATTATTGGTGCCTCTTCTGGTTTCGGGCTTGCCGCTCGCATTGCCCTTACTTTTGGTGGTGCAGAAGCCGATACCATTGGCGTCTCGTTTGAACACGGTCCATCAGAGAAAGGCGTAGGTAGCGCAGGCTGGTATAACAATGTCTTTTTCAAACAAGAGGCAAACGATGCAGGCCGGACAGCGATCAATATTATAGGCGATGCATTTTCAGACTCTGTGCGCAACGAAGTCATTGAAGCTATAGAAACCTATTTCGAAGGCGAAGTAGACTTGGTGATTTACAGTTTGGCGACTGGCGTTCGTCCAAATCCAAACAGTGACGAGCTATGGCGTAGTGTCATTAAGCCGATTGGTGTTCCAGTCACCGGCGCTTCCATCATGCTGGAGAATGATCAGTGGGTTGAGACCACTCTGCAACCAGCAACAGAGCAAGAAGCAGAAGCAACCATCAAGGTGATGGGCGGCGAAGACTGGGAAAGCTGGATTGACGCGTTGATCAATGCAGAATCCCTTGCTGAGGGCTGCCAGACTATTGCTTTCTCCTACATGGGGCCAGAACTGACACATCCTATTTATTTAGATGGGACATTAGGTCGTGCGAAAGTCGATCTGCACCAGACCAGCCATGCTTTAAACCTGAAGCTGGCTAACTTTGGTGGCGGCGCTTATGCTTCCGTCTGCAAAGCACTGGTAACAAAAGCAAGTGTTTTCATACCGGCAATGTCGCCTTATCTGCTCGCACTTTATCGTGTGATGAAAGAAAAAGGCACGCACGAGAGGTGCATTGAGCAGATGCAACGCTTGTTCACCACCAAACTATTTAGTCACTCACCCGTCCCTGTAGATGGAGAAAGATTGATCAGAATCGACGATTTTGAGTTAGACCCGCAAGTACAACAAGAAGTAAAACAACTTGTTGAACAGATGAACGGTGATAACTTCATGCAAATTGGTGACTATCAAGGTTTTAAAGATGAATTCATGAAACTAAATGGTTTCAACTTTGAAGACATCGATTATTCCCAAGACATATCGAGCGAAGAATTAGCGTCACTTAAACCATAA
- a CDS encoding sensor domain-containing phosphodiesterase, translated as MGRIQTLSYTIPDSMQKSWQEIVNLLAQIGEVPTTLIMRAHQDYLEVNISSHTPGNPYKPGDKESYGSGLYCEYVINNQQALVVSNAPEDKDWCNNPDIDLGMISYSGLPLLWPNGEVFGTLCMLDSKANQFSETYLQLMSTFKDSIEAQLAVVFQQHKLLRLNHELQNRVENRTTDLAQLSYSLTKEIDRRKAAEKQVSYQKTHDQGTGLLNRSALEEIVAKFLQALEDDQQSLVIINIGFSNARSIQTRYGFEAFDEILKEFHSRLTKHESSFVSGRPSSNDLVLLISGDYVETKLNQLLEEISNVSVGNFYNNGTEVHLHTYIGVVRAQKNSNAKQLLQNASYAMLLCKESGEAYRYFSESHSNDLNNHSQLEGYLLQAVRNDDLMLYFQPKVNPNTHEWIGAEALLRWRHPVLGDVSNEALIRMAEQNGLIFEVGLFVLRTAVAKAKQWSELTDDFKIAVNVSPIQLQNVNFADQIEHLLEAFHLPAQFVELEVTESALIADETIAVTTLNKLHQLGVTLSLDDFGTGFASFSYLKKYPFDTIKIDKSFVQQMDKSDNDRAIIRSIIHIAKKLDLQVVVEGVESTSQEKFLIEEGCDIAQGFLYGKPMPCNEFEQGLLSQHPFDERPSHSSEFAPK; from the coding sequence ATGGGGAGAATTCAAACATTAAGCTATACTATCCCAGATTCAATGCAGAAAAGTTGGCAAGAGATAGTTAACCTGTTGGCTCAAATTGGTGAAGTGCCAACCACACTCATAATGCGTGCCCACCAAGATTACCTTGAAGTTAACATTTCGAGTCATACGCCAGGAAATCCCTATAAGCCCGGAGACAAAGAATCATATGGCAGTGGGCTATATTGCGAATATGTGATTAACAACCAGCAAGCCCTTGTCGTCTCCAATGCCCCTGAAGACAAAGATTGGTGCAACAACCCCGATATAGACCTAGGGATGATATCCTACTCTGGCCTGCCCTTGCTCTGGCCGAATGGTGAAGTTTTCGGCACCCTCTGCATGCTCGACTCCAAAGCTAATCAGTTCAGTGAAACATATCTTCAGCTAATGAGCACTTTCAAAGATTCCATTGAGGCACAGCTCGCCGTAGTGTTTCAACAGCACAAGTTATTACGTCTAAACCATGAACTACAGAATCGTGTAGAAAACAGGACCACAGACCTTGCTCAACTTAGTTATTCACTGACCAAAGAAATTGATCGGCGTAAAGCGGCTGAAAAACAAGTGAGCTATCAAAAAACACATGACCAAGGAACAGGGCTGTTAAACCGCTCTGCGTTAGAGGAAATAGTGGCAAAATTTCTTCAAGCGCTCGAAGACGATCAGCAATCTCTCGTTATCATCAATATTGGGTTTAGTAACGCGAGAAGTATACAAACACGATATGGATTCGAAGCCTTTGATGAAATACTCAAAGAATTTCACTCTCGCCTAACTAAGCATGAATCCAGTTTTGTTTCAGGAAGACCAAGTTCAAATGATTTGGTGCTGTTAATTTCCGGAGATTATGTTGAGACAAAACTCAATCAATTGCTTGAAGAAATATCCAATGTAAGCGTAGGCAATTTTTACAATAATGGGACCGAAGTGCATTTACACACCTACATCGGTGTTGTAAGGGCTCAAAAAAATAGCAATGCCAAGCAACTATTACAAAATGCCAGCTATGCGATGCTGTTATGCAAAGAGTCTGGAGAAGCGTACAGATACTTTAGCGAAAGTCACTCAAACGATCTAAACAACCATAGTCAACTGGAAGGCTACTTGTTACAAGCCGTACGTAATGATGATCTCATGCTTTATTTTCAACCAAAGGTTAACCCAAACACTCACGAATGGATTGGAGCCGAAGCTTTATTGCGCTGGCGTCATCCAGTGTTAGGTGATGTATCCAATGAAGCCTTGATCCGAATGGCAGAGCAGAACGGCTTGATATTTGAAGTCGGATTGTTTGTTCTCCGCACGGCAGTCGCAAAAGCCAAACAGTGGTCAGAATTGACGGATGACTTTAAAATTGCGGTAAATGTTTCTCCTATCCAGTTACAAAACGTTAATTTTGCCGACCAGATTGAGCACCTACTAGAAGCATTTCACCTACCAGCACAGTTCGTCGAATTGGAAGTCACTGAAAGTGCTTTAATCGCAGATGAAACGATTGCGGTTACAACACTCAACAAATTGCATCAGTTGGGTGTGACATTGTCACTCGATGACTTCGGCACCGGATTTGCTTCCTTTAGTTATTTGAAGAAGTACCCGTTTGATACCATAAAAATTGACAAGAGCTTTGTCCAGCAAATGGATAAGTCGGATAACGATCGGGCCATTATTCGATCCATTATCCACATTGCAAAAAAGTTAGATCTTCAAGTGGTCGTTGAAGGCGTTGAATCAACAAGTCAGGAGAAGTTTTTGATTGAAGAAGGCTGTGACATCGCACAAGGTTTTCTTTACGGCAAGCCGATGCCTTGCAATGAATTTGAGCAAGGTTTACTCAGTCAACACCCATTCGATGAGAGGCCTTCCCATTCCTCTGAGTTTGCACCTAAATAA
- a CDS encoding ABC-ATPase domain-containing protein: MDQLTATLKKIEKQNYRAYQQIKGQYDFTDFTLFIDHIQGDPYASASRLRATREWSLTGLEWLRNESAAFQRAARDFIARSFDLFAKQENSVSIALNGQTVLDNTAVLFTEEGIELRFRVNLPAEGRSVLGKKANNILTFHLPKFIRRATLERELDKDALMKHCQVVEDQEALRDQLEAHNLVAFVANGSILPRVAGNCDLPMKDAVEFKAPESLQVTLHAPNKGYVTGLGIPKGISLIVGGGFHGKSTLLNAIERSIYDHVPEDGREYVVTDNKSMKIRAEDGRCVHHLNLANYINHLPMGKDTADFATQDASGSTSQAAWLQESIEAGATSLLIDEDTSATNFMIRDERMQALVAKGDEPITPLVDRIGQLRDELDVSTIIVMGGSGDYLDVADTVIQMHDYQAVDVTEKAKQVIAQHPTQRHNESEQALKTFRPRALNRVALMNILTDGKFRINAKGKDSLRFGKEFTDLSALEQLESADEVNTIGWLWFQLAQLPGWCDNPAKEIEELLSADWHTSLPKQGDLAKPRTLDVMAALNRMRKSQFKPSR; this comes from the coding sequence ATGGATCAGTTAACTGCCACGCTTAAGAAAATTGAAAAGCAGAACTACCGTGCTTACCAGCAAATCAAAGGTCAATATGACTTTACTGATTTCACTTTGTTTATCGACCACATTCAAGGTGACCCTTATGCTTCTGCTTCTCGCTTGCGTGCAACTCGCGAATGGTCTCTAACCGGTCTTGAGTGGCTGAGAAATGAATCTGCGGCTTTCCAACGAGCTGCACGAGATTTTATCGCTCGCAGTTTTGACCTTTTTGCCAAGCAAGAAAACTCAGTTTCCATCGCTTTAAATGGCCAAACAGTACTCGACAATACTGCCGTTCTGTTTACTGAAGAAGGTATTGAACTGCGTTTTCGAGTAAATCTTCCAGCCGAAGGCCGCTCAGTGCTTGGTAAAAAGGCCAACAACATTCTGACTTTCCACTTACCTAAGTTTATTCGACGTGCCACGCTCGAACGTGAGTTAGATAAAGATGCTCTGATGAAGCACTGCCAGGTAGTGGAAGATCAAGAAGCGCTTCGAGATCAATTAGAAGCGCATAATCTAGTCGCGTTTGTTGCTAACGGCAGCATTCTTCCTCGTGTGGCAGGCAACTGCGATTTGCCAATGAAAGATGCGGTTGAATTTAAAGCGCCAGAATCACTGCAAGTCACGCTACATGCGCCAAATAAGGGTTATGTTACCGGCTTAGGCATTCCGAAGGGCATCTCTCTGATTGTAGGCGGCGGTTTCCATGGTAAATCAACCTTATTAAATGCGATTGAACGATCTATTTACGATCACGTTCCAGAAGATGGTCGTGAGTATGTAGTCACCGACAATAAATCAATGAAGATTCGCGCTGAAGATGGTCGCTGCGTCCATCATTTGAATCTGGCGAATTACATTAACCATCTGCCAATGGGTAAGGATACTGCAGACTTTGCGACCCAAGATGCATCGGGTTCAACGTCTCAGGCAGCTTGGCTGCAAGAGTCCATAGAAGCGGGAGCAACTTCCCTGCTTATTGACGAGGATACGTCAGCAACGAACTTTATGATTCGCGATGAGCGCATGCAAGCATTAGTGGCGAAAGGCGATGAGCCAATTACCCCACTGGTCGATCGTATCGGGCAACTTAGAGACGAGCTCGATGTTTCGACGATTATCGTTATGGGCGGTTCTGGCGACTACCTTGATGTGGCTGATACCGTCATTCAGATGCATGACTACCAAGCGGTTGATGTTACCGAAAAAGCGAAACAGGTTATTGCCCAGCATCCGACTCAGCGTCACAACGAATCGGAACAAGCGTTAAAAACGTTCCGTCCACGAGCGTTAAACCGCGTAGCATTAATGAACATCCTTACTGATGGTAAGTTCCGTATTAATGCCAAAGGCAAAGATTCACTTCGCTTCGGCAAAGAGTTTACCGATTTGAGTGCGTTAGAGCAGCTGGAATCCGCAGACGAAGTAAACACGATTGGTTGGTTGTGGTTCCAGTTAGCACAGCTTCCTGGCTGGTGTGATAACCCAGCGAAAGAAATCGAAGAATTGTTGTCAGCAGACTGGCATACATCGTTGCCAAAACAAGGGGATTTAGCGAAACCTCGCACATTAGATGTGATGGCAGCGTTGAACCGTATGCGTAAATCGCAGTTTAAACCATCACGCTAG
- a CDS encoding DNA-J related domain-containing protein, whose product MARRSDMGQYADIENPLLWPIFELLKEYPSGWKVHTLASQLSARGCLHQLDSSQDKDLFKKNFLIMNALYQLQEILHPEHWLNVQAMNITLTDTIDSSLTAMDHTDPLRGYYLDWDHYDTSEDEVRGLLDEFWQSYQKYIGGHSVTHMDRAKALSLFELDSAATRADIRKQWRKLAFRCHPDREGGNAERFRALCEAWNVLRSE is encoded by the coding sequence ATGGCAAGACGAAGCGACATGGGTCAATATGCTGATATAGAGAATCCGTTGTTGTGGCCAATATTTGAGCTCCTTAAAGAATATCCTTCAGGCTGGAAAGTACACACATTAGCCAGTCAGTTAAGTGCAAGAGGATGTCTTCACCAGCTTGACTCATCTCAAGATAAAGATTTGTTTAAAAAGAATTTCCTTATCATGAATGCGTTATATCAATTGCAAGAGATACTGCATCCAGAGCATTGGCTAAATGTCCAGGCGATGAATATTACGCTAACGGATACAATAGATTCATCACTCACCGCTATGGATCATACTGATCCATTACGTGGGTATTATTTGGATTGGGATCATTACGACACCAGTGAGGACGAAGTGCGTGGCCTACTCGACGAGTTTTGGCAGTCCTATCAAAAATATATTGGAGGACATTCTGTCACTCATATGGATAGAGCCAAGGCTCTCTCTTTATTTGAGTTAGATAGCGCTGCTACTCGTGCAGATATCAGAAAACAGTGGCGTAAACTGGCTTTTCGTTGTCACCCTGATCGTGAGGGTGGTAACGCTGAACGTTTTAGAGCGTTATGTGAGGCTTGGAACGTACTTAGGTCGGAATAA
- a CDS encoding 2OG-Fe(II) oxygenase family protein, with protein MKLETVDYLADNAAEQFVASLRETGFGVLKNHPIPQELVESIYTNWQAFFSSEQKNDFHFNVDTQDGYFPPSVSEVAKGHSVKDIKEYFHVYPWGQIPEQLKAEILEYYQRADAFAQELLGWVEQYAPEEVQERFSIALSEMINNSEKTLLRVLHYPPMTGEEEPGAIRAAAHEDINLLTVLPAANEPGLQVKSREGEWIDVPCDFGNLIINIGDMLQEASGGYFPSTTHRVINPTGGRQDKSRISLPLFLHPKPDVVLSERYTAHSYLMERLRELGVI; from the coding sequence ATGAAACTGGAAACTGTCGATTACCTTGCTGATAACGCCGCTGAGCAGTTCGTTGCATCTCTACGTGAAACTGGGTTTGGTGTGTTAAAAAACCATCCTATTCCCCAAGAGTTGGTGGAATCAATTTATACTAACTGGCAGGCGTTTTTTAGCTCTGAACAGAAAAATGATTTTCATTTTAACGTTGATACCCAAGATGGTTATTTTCCACCCTCTGTTTCTGAAGTAGCGAAAGGGCACTCAGTAAAAGATATTAAAGAATATTTTCATGTTTACCCTTGGGGTCAGATCCCAGAGCAGCTGAAAGCCGAAATTCTGGAGTATTACCAACGTGCGGATGCTTTTGCTCAAGAACTTTTGGGTTGGGTTGAGCAATACGCCCCTGAAGAAGTTCAGGAGAGATTCTCAATCGCGCTGTCTGAGATGATCAATAACAGCGAAAAAACCTTGCTTCGAGTATTGCATTACCCACCAATGACTGGAGAAGAAGAGCCGGGTGCGATTCGTGCTGCAGCGCATGAAGACATCAACTTACTTACTGTATTGCCAGCTGCAAACGAGCCAGGTCTACAGGTTAAGAGCAGAGAAGGTGAGTGGATCGATGTGCCATGTGATTTCGGTAACTTGATCATTAATATTGGTGACATGCTTCAAGAAGCATCGGGTGGATATTTCCCGTCAACCACGCATCGCGTTATCAACCCAACTGGTGGTCGTCAGGACAAGTCTCGTATTTCATTACCGCTGTTCTTACACCCAAAACCTGATGTTGTGCTTTCAGAACGTTACACTGCACATAGCTACTTGATGGAGCGTTTACGCGAACTTGGCGTAATTTAA
- a CDS encoding DUF2238 domain-containing protein: protein MKSTSTLLGLTIIYAVVFLFSALEPNSRAVWFAEIFPAIGILIAIWVLSIRYQFSNTAYVLMFIWLCIHTVGAKYTFSEVPFDWFNNLIGSERNNFDRVAHFSIGLYAYPIAEYLIYKKKINIKFSCWFALFAIMSLAAGYEIIEWWYAAIAGGDEGIAFLGSQGDTWDAQKDILCDTVGAIVALILMTTQRRLAKPL, encoded by the coding sequence ATGAAAAGTACTTCTACATTGTTGGGTCTAACGATTATTTATGCCGTCGTGTTTTTGTTTTCAGCATTGGAGCCTAACTCACGGGCCGTTTGGTTTGCGGAGATTTTCCCTGCAATTGGTATCCTGATAGCAATTTGGGTGTTATCTATTCGCTACCAATTTAGTAATACGGCTTATGTCTTAATGTTTATTTGGTTATGTATCCATACGGTTGGCGCAAAATATACTTTTTCGGAAGTCCCTTTTGACTGGTTTAACAACTTAATTGGATCAGAAAGAAACAATTTTGATCGTGTCGCTCACTTCTCTATCGGGCTATACGCCTACCCGATCGCAGAATATTTGATCTACAAAAAGAAGATCAATATTAAGTTTTCTTGTTGGTTTGCTTTATTTGCCATTATGTCTTTGGCGGCAGGCTATGAAATCATTGAGTGGTGGTACGCCGCTATCGCTGGTGGTGATGAGGGTATCGCATTTTTGGGCTCACAGGGCGATACATGGGATGCCCAGAAAGACATCCTATGTGACACGGTAGGTGCGATCGTCGCCTTGATCTTAATGACGACTCAGCGTCGACTCGCGAAGCCACTCTAA
- the cutA gene encoding divalent-cation tolerance protein CutA, which translates to MSVENDYCIVLSTTANEKNRDLIIKGLLEAELAACIQTMPIESHYVWKGEICTDTEWLLVIKTRRELYELVEEKIENLHEYEVAQIVQVPIVDGFNPYLEWLRESTLSRH; encoded by the coding sequence ATGTCCGTAGAGAATGATTACTGTATCGTATTAAGCACCACGGCTAATGAAAAGAACCGAGATCTAATCATTAAAGGTCTGTTAGAAGCAGAATTGGCAGCGTGCATTCAAACGATGCCAATCGAAAGTCATTATGTATGGAAAGGCGAAATTTGCACTGATACCGAATGGCTGTTGGTGATTAAAACTCGGCGTGAATTATACGAACTTGTTGAAGAAAAAATTGAGAACTTGCACGAATATGAAGTCGCCCAGATCGTACAAGTTCCTATTGTTGACGGTTTTAATCCGTATTTAGAGTGGCTTCGCGAGTCGACGCTGAGTCGTCATTAA
- a CDS encoding SgrR family transcriptional regulator yields MSSPRLRVQFETLFEKFSGNDTEVQLEDITETLFCTRRNARIVLNKLEEEGWIEWHPAAGRGKLSKLVFKRSRSDVSENLARRYLDEGKIGQALEALDNDATKLTQVIQGYLGLQHSQGEQVIRLPYYRPLSMLNPQKPMRRSEQHIARQVFSGLTRLDENEQLKPDLAHTWESLSDTHWRFYLRRGVRFHNGELLTTDCVLESVRALSSLNLFAHIAKVSSPLPWTVDIELMRPDRYLPLALSESQAKILLPKAQRSEEFDRKPIGTGPFQVKVNDDKRLILTAFDGYFGLRPLLDQVEVWVIDEAYSSMVYPSLSKPQMNKHASTDEVELDPGCTFLLLNKNTGIAKDPRWAELLSQVLNSHQIYTHVPQDKVIELGVLQAFGIKPGWIDLRPTQAGSVPQQGKIISVAYQKKHPMFPVIAKAIKSLLKPHGIEVEFIRYDSQPPEPNAVDIWIKAMGIATNRDDALAGWLLDYSDIETFSSSYDFADWAALVDQWRAGVYPEFPARELGRQLVKSHQVVPMFHCWLGVNKDHSGALQNAKCNALGWFDFSNVWVKPDIPKEVIDNDGKTE; encoded by the coding sequence ATGAGTAGTCCGCGACTACGTGTTCAGTTTGAAACACTATTTGAAAAATTTTCTGGAAACGATACGGAAGTTCAGCTTGAAGATATTACTGAAACGCTTTTTTGTACGCGTCGTAATGCCCGAATTGTTCTCAATAAACTAGAAGAAGAGGGTTGGATTGAGTGGCATCCTGCTGCTGGCCGAGGAAAACTCTCAAAACTGGTGTTCAAGCGCAGTCGTAGTGATGTTAGTGAGAATCTAGCAAGACGCTACTTAGACGAAGGCAAAATTGGCCAAGCGTTGGAAGCGTTAGACAACGACGCAACCAAACTCACTCAGGTAATTCAAGGCTATTTAGGGCTTCAGCACAGCCAAGGTGAGCAAGTTATCCGTTTGCCGTATTATCGCCCACTGTCCATGCTCAATCCACAAAAGCCAATGCGTCGTTCAGAACAACATATCGCCAGACAAGTTTTTAGTGGCCTGACTCGACTTGATGAAAATGAACAGCTTAAGCCCGACCTGGCTCATACCTGGGAGTCGTTAAGTGATACACACTGGCGTTTTTATTTACGCCGAGGCGTGCGTTTTCATAACGGTGAGCTTCTTACTACGGACTGTGTATTGGAAAGTGTTCGTGCGCTTAGCAGTTTAAATCTCTTTGCTCATATAGCGAAAGTATCATCACCACTGCCTTGGACTGTCGATATTGAGCTAATGCGTCCAGACCGTTATTTGCCACTTGCACTAAGTGAATCTCAAGCCAAAATCCTATTACCTAAGGCGCAGCGTTCAGAGGAGTTTGATAGAAAACCCATAGGAACTGGCCCTTTTCAGGTTAAAGTGAACGATGATAAGCGTCTTATTCTGACCGCGTTCGATGGCTATTTCGGCTTACGGCCTTTACTGGATCAAGTTGAGGTGTGGGTGATAGATGAAGCCTACTCATCCATGGTTTACCCAAGTTTATCCAAACCTCAGATGAACAAGCATGCTTCAACCGATGAGGTGGAGCTGGATCCTGGCTGTACATTTTTGTTACTCAACAAGAATACAGGCATAGCCAAAGATCCAAGATGGGCCGAGCTTTTAAGTCAGGTGTTAAACAGTCACCAGATATACACACATGTACCACAAGATAAAGTCATAGAGCTTGGAGTGTTACAAGCTTTTGGGATCAAACCGGGCTGGATTGATTTAAGACCAACACAAGCGGGTAGTGTGCCTCAGCAGGGGAAAATCATCTCTGTTGCGTATCAAAAGAAACACCCAATGTTTCCTGTTATTGCTAAAGCCATCAAGAGTCTCCTGAAGCCTCATGGTATCGAAGTTGAGTTCATTCGATATGATAGCCAGCCGCCAGAGCCAAACGCAGTAGACATTTGGATTAAAGCGATGGGTATCGCTACGAATCGAGATGATGCGCTCGCTGGTTGGCTGCTGGACTACAGTGACATTGAGACGTTTAGCTCCAGTTATGACTTTGCCGATTGGGCTGCACTTGTTGATCAATGGCGTGCAGGCGTATATCCAGAGTTTCCTGCTCGTGAACTTGGTAGACAGTTAGTCAAAAGTCATCAGGTGGTTCCTATGTTCCATTGCTGGCTGGGCGTGAACAAAGATCATAGCGGCGCATTACAAAACGCGAAATGCAACGCTTTAGGTTGGTTTGATTTTAGTAACGTATGGGTAAAGCCAGATATCCCCAAAGAAGTTATAGATAACGATGGCAAAACCGAATAA
- a CDS encoding DUF3389 domain-containing protein encodes MVIEFSLGKIIATQREVVIKLNGASMVTLQAQTDAIQLLGRGANVVLCHGAECKWSIKLDNDSQLTELSHEIGLDIQ; translated from the coding sequence ATGGTGATTGAATTTTCACTGGGTAAAATCATCGCGACCCAGCGCGAAGTCGTCATTAAATTAAATGGTGCTTCAATGGTCACGCTACAGGCTCAGACCGACGCGATTCAACTTCTCGGCAGAGGGGCTAATGTCGTTTTGTGTCACGGAGCGGAATGTAAATGGTCTATAAAGCTGGATAACGACTCGCAATTAACTGAGCTTTCACATGAAATTGGTTTGGATATTCAATAA